Proteins found in one Pseudoxanthomonas sp. SL93 genomic segment:
- the rpoN gene encoding RNA polymerase factor sigma-54, with amino-acid sequence MKTGISAQLGQQLHLTPQLLQSIRLLQLDGLQLEMEVRRALDLNPLLEIEETHDADAAQDAVAEDSAVVETAAFDELPESNLWDVPGASWHEGDDDRMQRVEAGESSDPHVRVLTRLALELDAAALQVIAFWLEHTDDAGYLEQDPESLALIASAQFRITAEHALALRLHLLHGEFPGLTARDVRECLRVQLEGLEGRVPARAIALRIVNDGLALLAAHEYDGLARLLDLDHEQVREGVRLILSLQARPGESLAPAPSGYIVPDVVAWHADCAWRVALNPATTPRVRVNALQERALDQADASPGAGKLRELLQEARWLTRGLSIRYDTLLRTARAIVERQAGFLAHGDEAMAPLTLKEIADEIGMHESTISRITTGKYMQTPRGTFELKHFFAVRLEGANVSGPAVRAMVRRLIDAEPAGKPLADEAIAGLLARQGIHIARRTVAKYREQLDIAPARERRRATVTVLAKAG; translated from the coding sequence ATGAAAACGGGGATATCCGCCCAACTCGGGCAACAGCTCCACCTGACACCGCAACTGCTGCAGTCCATCCGGCTGCTGCAGCTGGACGGCCTGCAACTGGAAATGGAAGTGCGTCGCGCACTCGACCTGAACCCGTTGCTGGAAATCGAAGAGACCCACGATGCCGACGCCGCGCAGGACGCGGTCGCCGAAGACAGCGCGGTGGTCGAGACCGCCGCGTTCGACGAACTGCCGGAATCCAACCTGTGGGACGTCCCCGGCGCCAGCTGGCACGAAGGCGACGACGACCGCATGCAGCGCGTCGAAGCCGGCGAGTCCAGCGATCCGCACGTCCGCGTGCTGACCCGCCTGGCGCTGGAACTCGATGCGGCCGCCCTGCAGGTCATCGCCTTCTGGCTGGAACACACCGACGACGCCGGCTACCTGGAACAGGATCCGGAATCGCTGGCGCTGATCGCCTCGGCCCAGTTCCGCATCACCGCCGAACACGCGCTCGCCCTGCGCCTGCACCTGCTGCACGGCGAGTTCCCGGGCCTGACCGCCCGCGACGTGCGCGAATGCCTGCGCGTGCAGCTCGAAGGCCTGGAAGGCCGCGTGCCGGCCCGCGCCATCGCCCTGCGCATCGTCAACGACGGCCTGGCGCTGCTGGCGGCGCACGAATACGACGGCCTGGCCCGCCTGCTCGACCTGGACCACGAGCAGGTACGGGAAGGCGTGCGCCTGATCCTCTCCCTGCAGGCGCGCCCCGGCGAATCGCTGGCGCCCGCCCCGTCCGGCTACATCGTGCCGGACGTGGTCGCCTGGCATGCCGACTGCGCCTGGCGGGTCGCGCTGAACCCGGCCACCACCCCGCGCGTGCGCGTCAATGCCCTGCAGGAGCGCGCGCTCGACCAGGCCGATGCCTCGCCCGGCGCCGGCAAGCTGCGCGAACTGCTGCAGGAAGCCCGCTGGCTGACCCGCGGCCTGTCGATCCGCTACGACACCCTGCTGCGCACCGCGCGCGCCATCGTCGAGCGCCAGGCCGGTTTCCTGGCCCACGGCGACGAAGCGATGGCGCCGCTGACGCTGAAGGAGATCGCCGACGAGATCGGCATGCACGAGTCCACCATTTCGCGCATCACCACCGGCAAGTACATGCAGACCCCGCGGGGCACCTTCGAACTGAAGCATTTCTTCGCCGTGCGGCTGGAAGGCGCCAACGTGTCCGGACCCGCCGTGCGCGCCATGGTGCGCCGGCTGATCGACGCCGAGCCGGCCGGCAAGCCGTTGGCCGACGAGGCCATTGCCGGCCTGCTGGCCCGCCAGGGCATCCATATCGCCCGCAGAACTGTGGCGAAGTACCGGGAACAGCTCGATATCGCTCCCGCCCGGGAACGCCGACGCGCTACCGTTACGGTCTTGGCTAAGGCCGGATAA
- a CDS encoding sigma-54 dependent transcriptional regulator has translation MSESRILVIDTDTTRAERLAGLLEFMDLTPRWVAGAGDVDVGRHRPHDWLAVVVGTLEDTRAADAFFAWLGKAQLPPPVLLLEGDTAAFATAHGLHEAGVWSLESPIRHAQLEACLRRASLKRLDTEHQAQNVSASGPTGNSAAVTRLRRMIDQVAAFDTTVLVLGESGTGKEVVARAIHDQSPRRDGPFVAINCGAIPPDLLESELFGHEKGAFTGALSARKGRFEMAEGGTLLLDEIGDMSLPMQVKLLRVLQERSFERVGGNQTIRCNVRVIAATHRNLEDRIADGHFREDLFYRLNVFPIEMPALRERADDLPVLVTTIAAQLARTGRGEVRFAADTLHALRGYAWPGNVRELTNLVERLAVLHPGGLVRVHDLPKRYQPENLPAETAAEAAVEDQATIASTPMAATVAPAVPVAAVAAKTADRLPEEGIDLREHIAQIELNLIRDALDRAGGVVAHAAQLLGLRRTTLVEKLRKYGVERDDAALATEN, from the coding sequence ATGAGTGAATCCCGCATCCTCGTCATCGACACCGACACCACGCGTGCAGAACGCCTGGCCGGCCTGCTCGAGTTCATGGACCTGACACCGCGCTGGGTTGCCGGAGCCGGTGACGTGGATGTCGGTCGCCACCGTCCGCACGACTGGCTGGCCGTGGTGGTGGGCACGCTGGAAGATACCCGCGCGGCCGACGCCTTCTTCGCCTGGCTGGGCAAGGCGCAGCTGCCGCCGCCGGTGCTGCTGCTGGAAGGCGACACGGCCGCGTTCGCCACCGCCCATGGCCTGCACGAGGCGGGCGTCTGGTCGCTGGAGAGCCCCATCCGCCATGCGCAGCTGGAAGCCTGCCTGCGCCGCGCCAGCCTCAAGCGGCTGGACACCGAACACCAGGCACAGAACGTCAGCGCCAGCGGTCCGACCGGCAACAGCGCCGCGGTGACGCGCCTGCGCCGCATGATCGACCAGGTGGCCGCGTTCGACACCACCGTGCTGGTGCTGGGCGAGTCCGGCACCGGCAAGGAAGTGGTGGCCCGCGCCATCCACGACCAGTCGCCGCGCCGCGATGGGCCCTTCGTCGCGATCAACTGCGGCGCCATCCCGCCGGACCTGCTGGAAAGCGAACTGTTCGGCCACGAGAAAGGCGCCTTCACCGGCGCGCTGAGCGCCCGCAAGGGCCGCTTCGAAATGGCCGAGGGCGGCACGCTGTTGCTGGACGAGATCGGCGACATGAGCCTGCCCATGCAGGTCAAGCTGCTGCGCGTGCTGCAGGAGCGCAGCTTCGAGCGCGTCGGTGGCAACCAGACCATCCGCTGCAACGTACGCGTGATCGCCGCGACCCACCGTAACCTGGAAGACCGCATCGCCGACGGCCACTTCCGCGAAGACCTGTTCTACCGCCTGAACGTGTTCCCCATCGAGATGCCCGCCCTGCGCGAGCGTGCGGACGACCTGCCGGTGCTGGTCACCACCATCGCGGCCCAGCTGGCCCGCACCGGCCGGGGCGAAGTGCGCTTCGCCGCCGACACGCTGCACGCGCTGCGCGGCTATGCGTGGCCCGGCAACGTGCGCGAGCTGACCAATCTGGTCGAACGCCTGGCGGTGCTGCACCCGGGTGGGCTGGTGCGCGTGCACGACCTGCCCAAGCGTTACCAGCCCGAGAACCTGCCGGCGGAGACCGCCGCCGAAGCCGCCGTGGAAGACCAGGCGACGATCGCGTCGACCCCGATGGCCGCTACGGTTGCCCCCGCGGTCCCCGTGGCCGCGGTTGCCGCGAAGACCGCTGACCGCTTGCCCGAGGAAGGCATCGACCTGCGCGAACACATCGCCCAGATCGAACTGAACCTGATCCGCGACGCACTGGACCGCGCTGGCGGCGTGGTGGCGCATGCCGCCCAGCTGCTGGGCCTGCGCCGCACCACGCTGGTGGAAAAGCTGCGCAAGTACGGCGTCGAACGCGACGACGCCGCCCTGGCGACGGAAAACTGA
- a CDS encoding flagellar hook-length control protein FliK, producing MPAPMSALAFAGNTAKPGAPAMDAAPRDGSAGAKEKPDFETLVRRDKAEASTRGEKPGVPREDRRAADATPVEQAPRTTARRAAKPDDDTAAPLPASPLPVETAMVATPLAAIAIAPENPLLGDAASTLLPPADPAGVAFAAEAIPGRTPATPLTGTEAGTVAPALQALDMPPPLATPTADATLPTDAAVPTETTAATPLPAATTEGAKPALQNLLSFAAHLASGNIAAAVPEALSLGKDVVDALRSEDADSTSPTGNTLAGLGSATSPLGLPRTATVNPMEAPSADLHGGRFDEEIGDSVRWMADQKIGHAHIKITPNEMGTVEVRLRLDGDRVHADFTSAQADVRQALENSLPKLRDMLGQHGFQLAHADVGQQHQSPPQRADGRHGDGEAGGPALTGEAELPRPVRMTALGLLDAYA from the coding sequence ATGCCCGCGCCGATGTCCGCCCTCGCCTTCGCAGGCAATACCGCAAAACCCGGCGCTCCCGCGATGGATGCAGCGCCACGCGATGGCAGCGCGGGCGCGAAGGAAAAACCCGATTTCGAAACGCTGGTCCGGCGCGACAAGGCGGAAGCATCGACGCGCGGCGAGAAGCCCGGCGTGCCGCGCGAAGACCGTCGTGCCGCCGACGCGACGCCGGTGGAACAGGCGCCGCGGACCACTGCGCGCCGCGCCGCCAAGCCCGACGATGACACGGCTGCGCCACTGCCTGCCTCACCTTTGCCCGTGGAGACCGCCATGGTGGCCACCCCGCTGGCCGCCATCGCCATCGCACCGGAAAACCCGTTGCTGGGCGATGCCGCGTCCACCCTGCTGCCGCCGGCCGATCCGGCCGGCGTTGCGTTCGCCGCCGAAGCGATTCCCGGCCGCACGCCTGCCACGCCGCTGACGGGAACCGAAGCTGGCACCGTCGCGCCAGCGCTCCAGGCACTGGACATGCCACCGCCGTTGGCCACGCCGACAGCGGACGCCACGCTGCCGACCGATGCCGCGGTCCCTACCGAGACAACCGCTGCCACGCCGCTGCCCGCCGCCACGACGGAAGGCGCCAAGCCGGCATTGCAGAACCTCCTTTCCTTCGCCGCGCATCTGGCCAGCGGCAACATCGCCGCGGCGGTGCCGGAAGCGCTTTCGCTGGGCAAGGACGTGGTGGACGCCCTGCGCAGCGAGGATGCCGACAGCACCTCCCCCACCGGCAACACCCTCGCGGGCCTCGGCAGCGCCACGTCGCCGCTGGGCCTGCCGCGCACGGCCACCGTCAATCCGATGGAGGCCCCAAGCGCGGACCTGCATGGCGGCCGTTTCGATGAAGAGATCGGCGACAGCGTGCGCTGGATGGCCGACCAGAAGATCGGCCATGCCCACATCAAGATCACGCCCAACGAGATGGGCACCGTGGAAGTGCGCCTGCGCCTGGACGGCGACCGCGTGCACGCCGACTTCACCAGCGCACAGGCGGACGTCAGGCAGGCACTGGAAAACAGCCTGCCCAAGCTGCGCGACATGCTGGGCCAGCACGGCTTCCAGCTGGCGCATGCCGACGTGGGCCAGCAGCACCAGTCCCCGCCGCAACGCGCGGACGGCCGCCATGGCGACGGCGAGGCCGGTGGCCCTGCGCTGACCGGTGAAGCCGAGCTTCCCCGCCCCGTCCGCATGACCGCATTGGGCCTGTTGGACGCCTACGCCTGA
- the fliJ gene encoding flagellar export protein FliJ, which yields MMQSRRIDPLLRRAQEHEDSVARDLAERQRSLALQESRLEELRGYAEEYANSQMAATSPAQLANRRAFLDRIDQALTQQLQNVDRSRTGVDIERDRLLLASRDKQVLEQLAASYRAQERQVVERRDQREMDDLGARRVRQAATAAQESEEA from the coding sequence ATGATGCAATCCCGCCGAATCGACCCGCTGCTGCGCCGCGCACAGGAACACGAGGATTCCGTCGCCCGCGACCTGGCCGAGCGCCAACGCTCGCTCGCGTTGCAGGAATCGCGGCTGGAAGAACTGCGCGGCTACGCCGAGGAATACGCCAACAGCCAGATGGCGGCCACCAGCCCGGCACAGCTGGCCAATCGCCGCGCCTTCCTGGACCGCATCGACCAGGCACTGACGCAGCAGTTGCAGAACGTGGACCGCAGCCGCACCGGCGTAGACATCGAACGCGACCGCCTGCTGCTGGCCAGCCGCGACAAGCAGGTGCTGGAACAGCTGGCCGCCAGCTATCGCGCGCAGGAACGGCAGGTGGTCGAACGCCGCGACCAGCGCGAGATGGACGACCTGGGCGCACGCCGCGTGCGCCAGGCCGCCACCGCCGCGCAGGAAAGCGAGGAAGCCTGA
- the fliF gene encoding flagellar basal-body MS-ring/collar protein FliF — MALTLSKESLKESLNAEKAGAALSRIQDVPVFRQMGTLLMIAGAVAVGLMVFFWSQKPAYTPLYTGLDAKATAEATDMLRAAQIPFQLDQSTGAISVPEENLHDARLKLAGAGLAESGRLGFEMMERDPGFGVSQFVENARYQHALETELVRTITTLRPVRDARVHLAIPKPSAFTRQREVASASVVLDLRSGALLERNQVDAIVHLVSSSIPDLAPERVTVVDQSGRMLTISDPNSEAALNAAQFERVRKLETSFNDRIRELLEPLTGPGRINAEVAVDMDFSVTEEARETFANDPAKIRSEQVSQNTVAGTGPEGVPGATSNTPPGPNAAAAPNPAAPVETASSATRNFEMDRTLQHTRQPAGRVRRVTAAVLVDHVPRTGENGKVVMTALDAATLTRIEALVKEAVGFDAARGDSVSVMNAPFVREVDKPEDVPFWESPWLHNPMLRDIARYGVGALVVILLLFGVLRPAMRQIIQPKALKKPSDDAVNVSLVDDDEDGPRLVAALQQDEAPPLRALASDAYEDRLRQAREAVKADSKQVAQVVKDWVASDE; from the coding sequence ATGGCCCTCACCCTCTCCAAGGAATCGCTGAAGGAATCGCTGAATGCCGAGAAGGCAGGCGCGGCGCTTTCCCGGATCCAGGACGTGCCGGTGTTCCGCCAGATGGGCACGCTGCTGATGATCGCCGGCGCGGTCGCGGTGGGACTGATGGTGTTCTTCTGGTCGCAGAAGCCTGCGTACACGCCGCTGTACACCGGGCTGGACGCCAAGGCCACCGCCGAAGCCACCGACATGCTGCGCGCCGCGCAGATCCCGTTCCAGCTGGACCAGAGTACCGGCGCCATCTCCGTGCCGGAAGAGAACCTGCACGACGCCCGCCTGAAGCTGGCCGGCGCCGGGCTGGCCGAAAGCGGCCGCCTGGGCTTCGAGATGATGGAGCGCGACCCGGGCTTCGGCGTCAGCCAGTTCGTCGAGAACGCACGCTACCAGCACGCGCTGGAAACCGAACTGGTCCGCACCATCACCACCCTGCGCCCGGTGCGCGACGCCCGCGTGCACCTGGCCATTCCCAAGCCGTCCGCCTTCACCCGCCAGCGCGAAGTCGCCAGCGCGTCGGTGGTGCTGGACCTGCGTTCCGGCGCCCTGCTGGAGCGCAACCAGGTGGATGCCATCGTGCACCTGGTCTCGTCCAGCATCCCCGACCTGGCGCCCGAACGCGTCACCGTGGTCGACCAGAGCGGCCGCATGCTGACCATCAGCGACCCGAACAGCGAAGCCGCGCTCAACGCCGCCCAGTTCGAGCGCGTGCGCAAGCTGGAAACCTCCTTCAACGACCGCATCCGCGAACTGCTGGAGCCGCTCACCGGCCCCGGCCGCATCAATGCGGAAGTCGCGGTGGACATGGACTTCTCGGTCACCGAGGAAGCCCGCGAAACCTTCGCCAACGACCCGGCCAAGATCCGCAGCGAACAGGTCAGCCAGAACACCGTTGCGGGCACCGGCCCCGAAGGCGTCCCCGGCGCCACCAGCAACACGCCGCCCGGCCCGAACGCCGCGGCTGCGCCCAACCCCGCCGCCCCGGTGGAGACCGCCAGCAGCGCCACCCGCAACTTCGAGATGGACCGCACGCTGCAGCACACGCGTCAGCCGGCCGGCCGCGTGCGCCGCGTCACCGCCGCCGTGCTGGTCGACCACGTGCCGCGCACCGGCGAGAACGGCAAGGTCGTCATGACGGCATTGGACGCCGCCACGCTGACCCGCATCGAAGCCCTGGTGAAGGAAGCCGTCGGCTTCGATGCTGCGCGCGGCGACTCGGTGTCGGTGATGAATGCGCCCTTCGTGCGCGAAGTCGACAAGCCCGAGGACGTGCCGTTCTGGGAAAGCCCGTGGCTGCACAACCCCATGCTGCGCGACATCGCCCGCTACGGCGTCGGCGCCCTGGTGGTCATCCTGCTGCTGTTCGGCGTGCTGCGCCCGGCCATGCGCCAGATCATCCAGCCCAAGGCGCTGAAGAAGCCATCCGACGACGCGGTCAACGTCTCGCTGGTGGATGACGACGAGGACGGTCCGCGCCTGGTGGCCGCACTGCAGCAGGACGAAGCACCGCCGCTGCGTGCGCTCGCGTCAGACGCCTACGAGGACCGGCTGCGCCAGGCACGGGAAGCGGTGAAGGCCGATTCCAAGCAGGTGGCGCAGGTCGTGAAGGACTGGGTGGCCAGCGATGAATAA
- the fliI gene encoding flagellar protein export ATPase FliI, whose product MSAQPLEWLTARDLRLSARLSQISPDLGGRGLIREGILRRAVGLTLEAIGCEAPMGATCKVEVADGGWVDAEVVGFAGERTYLMPSAELHGLLPNARVVPSRRRGGVEVGEGLLGRVIDSDGVPLDGRGPIRAEGTVSLSGAAINPLSREPITQPLDVGVRAINALLPIGRGQRVGLFAGSGVGKSTLLGMMTRYTAADVIVVGLIGERGREVRDFVESTLGPVGLARAVVVASPADRPPLARLQGAYRATAIAEWFRDQGLNVLLLMDSLTRFAQAQREIGLSVGEPPTTRGYPPSVFARLPALVERAGNGSAGRGSITAFYTVLTEGDDPQDPIADAARAILDGHILLSRRVADSGLYPAIDVESSVSRVVTEIADETWRDRIRKLKRLLSAYNSNRDLIAIGAYQRGNDPTVDEALERWPEIVEFLGQDVARAADLPSSRASLETLVQRNAPTGAPAPRSPQ is encoded by the coding sequence ATGAGCGCGCAGCCTCTCGAATGGCTAACCGCGCGCGACCTGCGCCTGTCCGCGCGCCTGTCGCAGATCAGTCCCGACCTGGGCGGGCGCGGCCTGATCCGCGAAGGCATCCTGCGCCGTGCGGTCGGTCTGACCCTGGAAGCCATCGGCTGCGAAGCGCCGATGGGTGCCACCTGCAAGGTGGAAGTCGCCGACGGCGGCTGGGTGGATGCCGAAGTGGTCGGCTTCGCCGGTGAACGTACCTACCTGATGCCCAGCGCCGAACTGCATGGCCTGCTGCCCAACGCGCGCGTGGTGCCGTCGCGCCGGCGCGGTGGCGTGGAAGTCGGCGAAGGCCTGCTGGGGCGCGTGATCGACAGCGACGGCGTGCCGCTGGACGGCCGCGGCCCGATCCGCGCCGAAGGCACCGTCAGCCTGTCCGGCGCCGCCATCAATCCCCTTTCGCGCGAGCCCATCACGCAACCGCTCGATGTCGGCGTACGTGCCATCAACGCATTGCTGCCGATCGGCCGCGGCCAGCGCGTGGGCCTGTTCGCCGGTTCCGGCGTCGGCAAATCCACGCTGCTGGGCATGATGACCCGTTACACCGCCGCCGACGTGATCGTCGTCGGCCTGATCGGCGAACGCGGCCGCGAAGTGCGCGACTTCGTCGAAAGCACGCTTGGCCCGGTAGGCCTGGCGCGCGCCGTGGTCGTCGCCAGCCCGGCCGACCGTCCGCCATTGGCGCGCCTGCAGGGCGCCTACCGCGCCACCGCGATCGCCGAATGGTTCCGCGACCAGGGCCTCAACGTGCTGCTGCTGATGGATTCGCTGACCCGCTTTGCGCAGGCGCAGCGCGAGATCGGCCTGTCGGTGGGCGAACCGCCGACCACGCGCGGCTACCCGCCGTCCGTCTTCGCCCGCCTGCCCGCGCTGGTCGAACGTGCGGGCAACGGCTCGGCCGGGCGCGGTTCCATCACCGCGTTCTACACCGTGCTGACCGAAGGCGACGATCCGCAGGATCCGATCGCCGACGCCGCGCGCGCCATTCTCGACGGCCACATCCTGTTGTCGCGCCGCGTGGCCGACAGTGGCCTGTACCCGGCCATCGACGTGGAATCCTCGGTCAGCCGCGTGGTGACCGAGATCGCCGACGAAACCTGGCGCGACCGCATCCGCAAGCTCAAGCGCCTGCTGTCCGCCTACAACAGCAACCGCGACCTGATCGCCATCGGCGCCTACCAGCGTGGCAACGATCCCACCGTGGACGAAGCCCTGGAGCGCTGGCCGGAGATCGTCGAGTTCCTGGGCCAGGACGTGGCGCGCGCCGCCGACCTGCCCAGCAGCCGCGCGTCGCTCGAAACCCTGGTCCAACGCAATGCCCCCACCGGCGCCCCCGCGCCGCGCAGTCCGCAGTAA
- a CDS encoding response regulator transcription factor: MSKITVLLVDDHEGFINAAMRHLRKVEWLDIVGRASNGLEAIERSETLRPQVVLMDLAMPEMGGLQATRLIKTQDAPPFVVIASHFDDAEHREHAMRAGADDFVSKLSYIQEVLPILEKFKDSRHE; this comes from the coding sequence ATGAGCAAGATCACGGTATTGCTGGTCGACGACCACGAGGGATTCATCAACGCCGCCATGCGCCACCTGCGCAAGGTGGAGTGGCTGGACATCGTGGGCCGCGCCAGCAACGGCCTGGAAGCCATCGAGCGCTCGGAGACGCTGCGCCCGCAGGTCGTCCTGATGGACCTGGCCATGCCGGAAATGGGCGGCCTGCAGGCCACCCGCCTGATCAAGACCCAGGACGCACCGCCGTTCGTGGTCATCGCCAGCCACTTCGACGACGCCGAACACCGCGAGCACGCCATGCGCGCCGGCGCCGACGACTTCGTCAGCAAGCTTTCCTACATCCAGGAAGTCTTGCCCATCCTCGAAAAATTCAAAGACAGCCGCCATGAGTGA
- a CDS encoding flagellar basal body-associated FliL family protein: MGRPLRRSIAVAAADKTASKSKADKADKPKGGKSLLTIGLVAVVAAGAAGGAAWYFAGHAGKSDKPEAPKTASPGTVPAPAQYFALEPPFVVNLVGETGGARYLQVEVQVMTRDPEAMKAIELHAPAIRARLLMLFAQQDATSLMSRAGKERLQSAALAEVKTLLVAETGKPSAESLLFTSFVMQ, encoded by the coding sequence CTGGGCAGACCCCTCAGGAGATCCATCGCCGTGGCAGCCGCCGACAAGACCGCAAGCAAATCCAAGGCCGACAAGGCCGACAAGCCCAAGGGCGGCAAATCGCTGCTGACCATTGGCCTGGTCGCCGTGGTCGCGGCCGGCGCCGCCGGTGGCGCGGCGTGGTACTTCGCCGGCCATGCGGGCAAGTCGGACAAGCCTGAAGCGCCGAAGACCGCCAGCCCCGGCACCGTGCCGGCACCCGCGCAGTACTTCGCGCTGGAACCGCCCTTCGTGGTGAACCTGGTCGGCGAGACCGGCGGTGCGCGCTACCTGCAGGTGGAAGTACAGGTGATGACGCGCGATCCCGAAGCGATGAAGGCCATCGAGCTGCATGCCCCCGCCATCCGTGCGCGCCTGCTGATGCTGTTCGCCCAGCAGGACGCCACCAGCCTGATGAGCCGTGCCGGCAAGGAACGACTGCAGAGCGCGGCGCTGGCCGAAGTGAAGACGCTGCTGGTCGCCGAGACCGGCAAGCCATCGGCCGAATCCCTGCTGTTCACCA
- the fliE gene encoding flagellar hook-basal body complex protein FliE, whose translation MSDAVSSILSQIRSYQTQMGTRSLEPVQDPGAFAPGAVGFGQPALKAPSFGESLQNALQGVNNTQKEAGALAQAFELGDPRADLARVMVAAQQSQVAFRATVEVRNRLVQAYQDVMNMPL comes from the coding sequence ATGTCCGACGCCGTCTCTTCCATCCTGTCGCAGATCCGCAGCTACCAGACCCAGATGGGCACGCGCTCGCTGGAACCGGTGCAGGATCCCGGCGCCTTCGCGCCCGGCGCGGTGGGCTTCGGGCAGCCGGCGCTCAAGGCGCCGAGCTTCGGGGAAAGCCTGCAGAACGCGCTCCAGGGCGTGAACAACACGCAGAAGGAAGCCGGCGCACTGGCGCAGGCATTCGAACTGGGTGACCCGCGGGCGGACCTTGCCCGGGTAATGGTGGCCGCGCAGCAGTCGCAGGTCGCCTTCCGCGCCACCGTGGAAGTGCGCAACCGGCTGGTGCAGGCCTACCAGGACGTCATGAACATGCCTCTCTGA
- the fliG gene encoding flagellar motor switch protein FliG — protein MNNGEATLNGVQKAAVLLLSLGEEDAAEVLKHMNAKEVQKLGIAMATISGVSREQVMQVISTFGEALDKQTSLGMGADDYVRKVLVQALGEDKAGSLIDRILLGRNTTGLDTLKWMDPRAIADLVRNEHPQIIAIVLSHLDSDQAADVLKMLPERARTDVLLRIATLDGIPPNALNELNEIMERQFAGNQNLKSSSIGGVKVAANILNFMDSGQDQAILSSITQVDADLGSRIQDLMFVFDNLADLGDRELQALLREVPNDRLGLALRGADAKVKEKITRNMSQRAAQILLEDMEARGPVRLSDVEGAQKEILAIVRRLADQGVISLVASSEEMV, from the coding sequence ATGAATAACGGTGAAGCCACCCTCAACGGCGTGCAGAAGGCCGCCGTGCTGCTGCTCTCGCTGGGCGAGGAAGACGCGGCGGAAGTGCTCAAGCACATGAACGCCAAGGAGGTGCAGAAGCTCGGCATCGCCATGGCCACCATCTCCGGCGTCAGCCGCGAGCAGGTGATGCAGGTCATTTCCACCTTCGGCGAAGCGCTGGACAAGCAGACCTCGCTGGGCATGGGCGCCGACGACTACGTGCGCAAGGTGCTGGTGCAGGCCCTGGGCGAAGACAAGGCCGGCAGCCTGATCGACCGCATCCTGCTGGGCCGCAACACCACCGGCCTGGACACGCTGAAGTGGATGGACCCGCGCGCCATCGCCGACCTGGTGCGCAACGAACACCCGCAGATCATCGCCATCGTGCTTTCGCACCTGGACAGCGACCAGGCCGCCGACGTGCTGAAGATGCTGCCCGAACGCGCACGCACTGACGTGCTGCTGCGCATCGCCACGCTGGACGGCATTCCGCCGAACGCGCTGAACGAACTCAACGAGATCATGGAACGCCAGTTCGCCGGCAACCAGAACCTCAAGTCGTCCAGCATCGGCGGCGTCAAGGTGGCCGCGAACATCCTCAACTTCATGGATTCCGGCCAGGACCAGGCCATCCTGAGCAGCATCACCCAGGTCGACGCCGACCTCGGCTCGCGCATCCAGGACTTGATGTTCGTGTTCGACAACCTGGCCGACCTGGGCGACCGCGAACTGCAGGCGCTGCTGCGCGAAGTCCCCAACGATCGCCTGGGCCTGGCGCTGCGCGGCGCCGATGCCAAGGTGAAGGAAAAGATCACCCGCAACATGTCGCAGCGCGCCGCGCAGATCCTGCTGGAAGACATGGAAGCGCGCGGCCCCGTGCGCCTGTCCGACGTGGAAGGCGCGCAGAAGGAAATCCTCGCCATCGTGCGCCGCCTGGCTGACCAGGGCGTCATCTCGCTGGTGGCCAGCAGCGAGGAGATGGTATGA